One Coffea eugenioides isolate CCC68of unplaced genomic scaffold, Ceug_1.0 ScVebR1_1475;HRSCAF=2329, whole genome shotgun sequence genomic window, ATATACAACCTCTAATGAGTCCGAAATTTGAGATTGTTTTGCTGCAttcatttctcttctttggAGTGATGCCAAGTCACATGTGGATGCCCTCTGGAAGAACAAAGATCAATAGTAACtaaagcaataaaaaaattagaaaaactaTAATATTTAACAAAATAGTTATCCCAAACCATTCTTGCTTCAAATTGAGCAATCAACTCCTCCTTAAAATCTGCCAATTTCGAATTCATTTCTTCTCGTAGTTCACCACGTATGATTTCCACTTTCTCATTCACTGCATCGTCAAATGCTTTCTTTTGTCCATCATTCATGTTATCTGACATCCTATACACGTCTTTTGGAGTCACACCTACCCCATAAGTTCGAAGACGACCTGGTTTTTCAGGTCCAAGAATATTTTCATAGAGTATatctttcacaaaattatcaTCCCTGGATGTCTCTGGCAGTTTTTGTATTTCCTCATTCATAGTTGCCTAAATTGAAAAACAGACAGAAGAAAGAATTATTTATGAAGTAAAACCAATAAGAAGTGACTAAAAGCTATTCTTACAATTGTTTGTGAAGTCAActcatccatttgttttccttgtctTGAATGAATAAAAACGTCTAGTTTCGAAGGCTCTTTTCCAGTTTTAATCCGAAGCTGCCACATATTCAATGTACAAACTAAAGTGTTAATATTTCTAAATAAGACTATGTTCCAGAAAAAATTGCTAGAAACATAAGCATTAGAATTTAATATACCTCTTCCCTGAGGTTCACATGATCTTTTCGCCCTGTTCGATGTGgcatcttttgtttttttcgaTTCTTGCTATTAATCTTGCTTTGCTTCTAATTATgtacaaaacagaaaaaggtAGTTAACAACACATCAAAATCATAATAGCACTAGAATTTaattcaaaagcaaaagagATGTGACAATAAATACATGCCTTGAATTCTTCTGAGCTCCAATAATCAACCAAAATAGGCCATTGATCCTCCTCAACTCTTGCAGGACAGTGTGCTAATAGCCATGACCTGTGCCTCCTATAAGGAGTGAAATACATGCTCTTGACTTTTGATTTCCAATTTCTCCACAATTTGCTGACCCTTATCATTTGTACTTTCTTGCATGTATCATCAATATTTGTATTTCTCTAtcaaaaattacaaaacaaaattttaaacatTCACAAGCTACAAGATTgtatgaaataaaaagaaaaaaaatgttgctAACTTTGATAGTGAGTCAAAATACCTTAATATCTTCCCAAAATCTCTCCTTAGATCCTTCAGG contains:
- the LOC113755424 gene encoding uncharacterized protein LOC113755424 yields the protein MPHRTGRKDHVNLREELRIKTGKEPSKLDVFIHSRQGKQMDELTSQTIATMNEEIQKLPETSRDDNFVKDILYENILGPEKPGRLRTYGVGVTPKDVYRMSDNMNDGQKKAFDDAVNEKVEIIRGELREEMNSKLADFKEELIAQFEARMRASTCDLASLQRREMNAAKQSQISDSLEVGDRMNREVGTNDAEMYKEIGTNDAEINKCEMNKKVSSIADILENHHTKKKRSRTTCKRLA